One Callospermophilus lateralis isolate mCalLat2 chromosome 13, mCalLat2.hap1, whole genome shotgun sequence genomic window, AACTGTCCACGCCCTGGAGAGCTCCTCTTTCATCCCTCCTCTGGACACTCCAGCCTGTgctgcaggcaggagggcagcaaccCCGGGTCGCCCCTGCTTCTCCAGGCCTTGGGATACTGTTCCCAAAGCCACAGCCTGACGCCACAGGCCCCACGGAGAGGGCAGGCCTCCCAGCCTCCCCACACTGACCCTTCCTCCCAGActcccccagcccctccccacctGCCCACAAGGGAGGGCTGGAGCCATATGGCCAGCAAACTAGTCAGGGTACCAGGCTGGGGCAGAGCCAGCTGTGAAGGCAAGCGAGAGGGCAAGCAGGGCGAGGAAGGGCACGTGGACACCCTGCAGCCATACTCTGGGGTCCCCCTTGGCTGCCCCTGGAAGAGGCACCTGGCCAGAAGAGGCCCTGGCACGGGCCGCCCACCTGTGTAGGCGTGGGCTCTGAACCCAGAGCGCTGTCCTCGTCCTGTGTGGTATCTAGGGACAGTGGTTTCCCCAAGGGTTCAGAGAGTTGGTCCTCGGGCAGCATGCCAGAGGTGGCTTGGGCAGGCGGTGGTCTCTCCCGGTCCACACTCACACTGGGAAGGACCCACTGCTCCTGCCGGTAACAGGCAGGTAGGACCTTCTCCCCCTTCTCCATGGACTTGATCTGGCTGGGGGTCAGCGACTGGAATCCGGCCTCGGGCCCCTCCCGAGATCTCTCCGCATTGATTTTCCAGAAGGGCGCCTCATCTTCCTTCCTGCCTGGACCCAGGGCGTCCAGGCTGGACGACCTGCTGCCCTGGGTGGGCTTGAGGGCCTGTGGGCCCTGGGAGGCCTTGGGCAGTGGCCTCAGCTCACTGGTGGGAGCACCGCTGCTCGGCTCCTGGATGCACAGGGAGGAGAGGCTGAACTCCATCTGGCTCTgcaaagagaaggaaggaggaagctCAGCAAGGAGCAGGCGGTCagcccctcacccccaccccctaCTCTGGACAGACGCTTCAGGAGCTGCTGGCCGTGCACTGCCTGTGTCCTGAATGGCTGTTTGCAGGACTGTGCTTGCATACCCGAGACACAGCCATCTCGAGGCACAGCCTCACCACGCCCGGCCCTGCCAGCAGCTCCAAGACCCTGAGTCCGAATCTGGCTAAGGCCAGCAGTACACAAGCCTCCTGCAGGCCCCGTGAGTTGCTGCCCACAGGTGAAGCCCCAGTAACATGAGGAGCAAGGACGCGGCCTGCAGAGGGCCAGGTTGCATCCTGCCACCCAGCCTCCAATGGTGACCACAGGGGAGGAAGGGGCAGGGCAGGCACCAGCCACATCTGAGACCCAGCCTCCCGCTGACCAGAGCCACCTGGGATGTGCTGCCGAGCAGAGTTGACTGAGTTTCACTCTAGGAAAATGTTCAGTGGCCGCCACCTCCAGGGGAGCCCACTGGAGGCCATCACGTCCCCAGCTCTGCAGAACAGGGCACCTGCTATCCCATCATTTCTGAAATCAATTCTGAAAATTCCCCTTGCCCCCACCTCCACTTCCTCATACCTGCCCTTTTCATAAGTAAgcaagctgggcgcagtggcccatgcctgtgatcccagcaactcaagaggctgagcaggaggatcacgaattcaaagccagcctcagcaatttagcgaggacctaagcaagaccttgtctcaaaaaaaaaaaaggctggggatagcgGTTCAGTGtgcagtgcccctggattcaatccccagttctgcaaaagagtgaataaataaagaagCAATAAAACGATGTCACAGAGAGCAGGGGAAACAGAAGACTCCAACATAGCCCCTGCCCTCCCACACCACGGCCACCTTTAGGCATGCTGCCCCTCTAGCTCGTGTGCTAGGAGGGGGCCTCCAGCCTGCAGCTTCTCTCGGTCTTGGGCACCACCCACGCTGCCAGGTGCCTGCCGTTGCCCTCCGTGCTGCCAGCTTTCCCTCCAGCTGCCTGCCACCTGGTCAGCACTTCCCGATCAGACAACGTTCTCCTGAATCCTCACCGCAGGAGTCGGGGGGCCAGGGACACTGCGTGCATGGCACTGTCCCCACTTCTGGGCTGCCACATTCGGAGAGGTTTCCAGAAGTGAAATACCAACACACAAAGGTGGTATACAATTCTGGACACCAGCTGTCCATCTGCTTCCCAGGGAGCCCATCTCCCTGCCCCGGCCATGCGTGGACACAGAGTGAGTCAAACCATCTGGCCAACCCAATCGCTTCTGGGTCTCCAAGACGCCACATGGGCTCCTGCACTTGGTAAATGTCCTCTTTGGCTCTCACGTTCTTGCAGTCTCCCAGGACTCTCCCCATGGGTGGGACATGCTGCCAGAACGAGGGGGACAGCAGGTCCTGAACAGAGAACCGCACACTTCTCTGAACGGAGGTGCTCCTGGATCCCAGGCTGGTGGCCAGGAGTCACCCCTCTGGGCTTAGGACAGAAGACAAAGAGCTCACGTTCACACCGCAAGGCAAGGTCCTGGGCACTCGGTTTAGGAGGAATAGACCCGACACACAGCCATCAAAGCCAGCCCTGCAGAAGACATGTTCAAGAGCACATGGACATCCCGGGCATGCCCTGGGCACATGGAGtgcagtttttaaattattttcatccTATAAATGAGGAAATGGAGGTCTGGAATGACTCAATTCCCCAGGTCACGAGTCTATCAGGAAGCTGTACGCTAGGACTTCAGCCTGACCCAGTGATCCCAAAGCCTGGCTGCATGGACCCAAAGCCAGTGGCCACCAGGTGCGGGGACAGCAGAGCTTGGCAGGACCCATGGGACCTCTGCATGTCCATCCTTGGTGATGCAGCCCTTAATGGACGACTTCTGAGTGAGACTCTGAATACACTGCTCATTTTTGAATTCCACAGCAGAACATGGGGACACCAGGGTGAGCAGATGACCTGCTTCAAACAGGCGGCTTAGCCCACGGAGATGGGGCACTATGACCAGGAAACTCTGTACAAAGGCT contains:
- the C13H1orf198 gene encoding uncharacterized protein C1orf198 homolog isoform X2 — translated: MASMAAAIAASRSAVMSGNRPLDERERKRFTYFSSLSPMARKIMQDKEKIREKYGPEWARLPPAQQDAIIDRCLVGPRAPAPADPGYPGDPEDPARFPGLRGPTGQKVVRFGDESQMEFSLSSLCIQEPSSGAPTSELRPLPKASQGPQALKPTQGSRSSSLDALGPGRKEDEAPFWKINAERSREGPEAGFQSLTPSQIKSMEKGEKVLPACYRQEQWVLPSVSVDRERPPPAQATSGMLPEDQLSEPLGKPLSLDTTQDEDSALGSEPTPTQAGSSVILKTGFDFLDNW
- the C13H1orf198 gene encoding uncharacterized protein C1orf198 homolog isoform X1; the encoded protein is MASMAAAIAASRSAVMSGNRPLDERERKRFTYFSSLSPMARKIMQDKEKIREKYGPEWARLPPAQQDAIIDRCLVGPRAPAPADPGYPGDPEDPARFPGLRGPTGQKVVRFGDEDITWQDEHSAPFSWETRSQMEFSLSSLCIQEPSSGAPTSELRPLPKASQGPQALKPTQGSRSSSLDALGPGRKEDEAPFWKINAERSREGPEAGFQSLTPSQIKSMEKGEKVLPACYRQEQWVLPSVSVDRERPPPAQATSGMLPEDQLSEPLGKPLSLDTTQDEDSALGSEPTPTQAGSSVILKTGFDFLDNW